In Gossypium raimondii isolate GPD5lz chromosome 12, ASM2569854v1, whole genome shotgun sequence, a single window of DNA contains:
- the LOC105764386 gene encoding uncharacterized protein At4g15970, with amino-acid sequence MSPEISKHIRRAALVFTVLTLSALLLYTATDSNRLSSGSFSSSSFATIFPSYLNYSSSSNPTQELEEILKNASMVNNTVILTTLNDAWARTGSIVDLFLKSFMLGDGTRKLLDHLVIVSLDERAYNRCRIVHKHCYALVTKGVGFHQEAYFMTPQYLKMMWRRIDFLRTVLELGYSFVFTDADIMWFRDPFPRFFPDADFQISCDNYLGRPEDMNNSPNGGFNYVKSNSRSIAFYKFWYSSRETYPGYHDQDVLNKIKSDQMITKIGLKIRFLDTAYFGGLCEPSRDLNVVCTMHVNCCIGMDRKLHDLNLMLQDWRAFMSLPPDLKNQSIISWRVPRNCSLDPLWHSDSCTSKDGC; translated from the exons ATGTCTCCGGAAATATCGAAGCACATCCGCCGTGCAGCTCTCGTTTTTACGGTTCTCACTCTTTCCGCTCTCCTTCTTTACACTGCCACTGATTCCAACCGTTTGTCGTCCGGTTCCTTTTCTTCCTCCTCCTTCGCTACCATTTTCCCTTCCTACCTCAATTACTCCTCTTCCTCG AATCCAACGCAGGAGcttgaagaaattttgaaaaatgctTCCATGGTGAATAATACTGTTATTTTAACGACTTTAAATGATGCCTGGGCAAGAACTGGTTCGATTGTTGACCTTTTCCTCAAGAGCTTTATGCTCGGAGATGGAACCCGTAAGCTTTTGGACCATTTGGTGATTGTTTCCTTGGATGAAAGGGCATATAATCGTTGTCGAATTGTACATAAGCACTGCTATGCTCTTGTCACCAAAGGAGTTGGTTTTCATCAAGAAGCATACTTTATGACCCCACAATACTTGAAGATGATGTGGAGAAGGATTGACTTTCTCCGAACCGTCCTTGAATTGGGTTATAGTTTCGTATTCACG GATGCTGATATCATGTGGTTTAGGGATCCATTTCCACGCTTCTTTCCAGATGCTGATTTCCAGATATCATGTGACAATTATTTAGGGAGACCTGAGGATATGAATAACAGTCCCAACGGGGGATTTAATTATGTGAAATCTAACAGTCGTTCCATAGCATTCTATAAGTTCTGGTATTCATCGCGGGAAACATATCCAGGATATCACGACCAGGATGTTCTGAATAAGATAAAGTCAGACCAAATGATCACAAAGATAGGGTTGAAGATAAGATTTTTGGATACAGCTTATTTCGGTGGGCTTTGTGAACCAAGCAGGGACTTGAATGTAGTATGTACAATGCATGTAAATTGCTGTATTGGTATGGATAGAAAGCTTCATGACCTCAACCTTATGCTTCAAGACTGGAGAGCTTTCATGTCATTGCCTCCGGATCTGAAGAACCAATCTATCATCTCCTGGAGAGTCCCTCGCAATTGCAG TCTCGATCCTTTATGGCATTCCGATTCCTGCACCTCCAAAGATGGATGTTAA